The following are encoded in a window of Pirellulales bacterium genomic DNA:
- a CDS encoding DSD1 family PLP-dependent enzyme produces MVTVLPETHSVGTALDEVDTPALYLDLDRLEANIRRMAEYCAAAGVAWRPHAKGHKCPQLAALEIEAGAIGLTCAKLAEAEVMAAAGIEDLLVANQLVGRAKLDRLMALRRVADPILTVDHPAHIAAAGEAARAAGVELRTIIEVDIGLARAGVPPGEPTLELAQAIDRQPGLRLVGLMGYEGHLLALPDPADKRRQIEAAIAPLIASRDLLLRSGLCCDIVSAGGTGSYAITAHLPGITELQAGGLVMMDAYYRHVCNVTGFDHALKLVTTVVSRPVPDRAIVDAGRKALNGELIMPEVEGRPGLRFSKLSAEHGWLDVEPQEQGLALGERLHVIPGYSDFTAVLHDHFLAVRGGRVEAIWPLAARGRLT; encoded by the coding sequence GTGGTAACCGTGTTGCCCGAAACACACTCGGTCGGCACTGCGCTCGACGAGGTCGACACGCCGGCTTTGTATCTCGACCTCGATCGACTCGAAGCCAACATTCGCCGGATGGCAGAGTATTGCGCTGCGGCCGGAGTCGCCTGGCGGCCGCATGCCAAGGGGCACAAGTGCCCGCAGCTTGCCGCGCTCGAGATCGAGGCCGGCGCCATCGGTCTGACGTGTGCAAAGCTGGCCGAGGCCGAGGTCATGGCGGCGGCCGGAATTGAAGATTTGCTCGTCGCCAATCAACTCGTTGGCCGGGCCAAGCTCGACCGGCTCATGGCGTTGCGTCGCGTGGCCGACCCGATTCTGACGGTCGACCATCCGGCTCACATCGCGGCGGCCGGCGAGGCTGCCCGCGCCGCCGGCGTCGAGCTGCGCACGATCATCGAGGTCGACATCGGCCTGGCGCGCGCCGGCGTGCCGCCGGGCGAGCCTACGCTCGAGCTAGCCCAGGCCATCGATCGGCAGCCGGGCCTGCGCCTCGTGGGCTTGATGGGCTATGAAGGACACCTGCTGGCGCTGCCCGACCCGGCCGACAAGCGTCGCCAGATCGAGGCGGCCATTGCCCCCTTGATTGCGTCGCGCGATCTCTTGCTGCGATCGGGGCTTTGTTGCGACATCGTTTCCGCAGGCGGCACCGGATCGTACGCCATCACCGCACACCTGCCGGGAATCACCGAATTGCAGGCCGGCGGCCTGGTAATGATGGACGCCTATTATCGCCACGTCTGCAACGTCACCGGGTTCGACCACGCGCTCAAACTGGTGACCACGGTCGTCAGCCGGCCGGTGCCCGATCGGGCCATCGTCGACGCGGGGCGCAAGGCACTCAACGGCGAGTTGATCATGCCCGAGGTCGAGGGGCGCCCCGGCTTGCGGTTCTCGAAATTGTCGGCCGAGCACGGTTGGCTCGACGTCGAACCACAGGAACAGGGTCTCGCGCTCGGCGAGCGGCTGCACGTCATTCCCGGCTACAGCGATTTCACCGCCGTGCTGCACGACCATTTCCTGGCCGTCCGCGGCGGGCGCGTCGAAGCGATCTGGCCGCTGGCCGCGCGCGGGCGGCTCACCTGA
- a CDS encoding SDR family oxidoreductase has protein sequence MAVLDQFRLTGRKAVITGASRGLGYAMAQALAESGAEVVLASRDSAALAAATEQLTGAGHRAHAVVAELVDAASAVAFCDRVLAEQGPIDILINNVGGRRINYPTEEFPEEEWLRMLDLNLTQAFVCTKRIGGAMLPRGWGRVINVGSISAFVAGKPMRGRSYETAKAALTMFTKAVAADWAASGVTVNAIAPGPFLTDANRRWFSERPELHAEIDATIPMGRMGDPAEIGPLAVYLASEASSYMTGSVLVIDGGRLLW, from the coding sequence ATGGCCGTCCTCGATCAATTCCGTTTGACCGGTCGCAAGGCCGTCATCACCGGCGCCAGCCGCGGGCTGGGGTATGCCATGGCCCAAGCACTGGCAGAGTCCGGCGCAGAAGTCGTGCTCGCCAGCCGCGACTCGGCTGCGCTCGCCGCAGCGACCGAGCAATTGACCGGCGCCGGGCATCGAGCCCACGCGGTCGTGGCCGAACTCGTCGATGCCGCCAGCGCCGTGGCGTTCTGCGATCGCGTGCTGGCCGAGCAGGGCCCGATCGACATTCTGATCAACAACGTGGGCGGGCGGCGGATCAATTACCCGACGGAGGAGTTTCCCGAGGAAGAATGGTTGCGGATGCTCGACCTGAATCTGACTCAGGCGTTCGTCTGCACGAAGCGCATCGGCGGAGCCATGCTGCCGCGCGGCTGGGGACGGGTGATCAACGTCGGTTCCATTTCGGCCTTTGTGGCGGGCAAGCCGATGCGCGGCCGCTCGTACGAAACGGCCAAAGCCGCGCTGACCATGTTCACCAAGGCCGTTGCGGCCGATTGGGCGGCCTCCGGCGTCACGGTCAACGCCATCGCGCCTGGTCCGTTCTTGACCGATGCCAACCGCCGGTGGTTTAGCGAGCGCCCGGAGCTGCATGCCGAGATCGACGCCACGATCCCGATGGGCCGCATGGGCGACCCGGCCGAAATCGGTCCTCTGGCCGTATACCTGGCAAGCGAGGCGTCGAGCTATATGACCGGCTCGGTGCTGGTCATCGACGGAGGGCGGTTGTTGTGGTAA